From the Leucobacter denitrificans genome, one window contains:
- the mca gene encoding mycothiol conjugate amidase Mca, with amino-acid sequence MTLRLIAVHAHPDDESSKGAGTYAHYLGQGAEVLVVSCTGGERGDVLNELVSRDPRSRRDLAGLRRSEMERAQEIIGFQHVWLGYEDSGLPGEGDPIPSGSFAHVPKEVSAEALVRVIRDFKPHVMITYNEQGGYPHPDHIRCHEISYRAWQLSGDPEAYPEAGEPWEMKKLYYEDIFNSARVKAIHEWLLENQPESPLLAAFEEMREWMMRREYTGTARVDVGDFLDVRDAALLAHASQVSPDSSFFFWPNEVQRQAWPFEDYRLAESRVATAEFEFDLFEGIEEDA; translated from the coding sequence ATGACCCTCCGATTGATCGCCGTGCATGCCCACCCAGACGATGAGTCGAGCAAGGGCGCGGGCACGTACGCGCACTACCTTGGCCAGGGTGCCGAGGTACTCGTGGTGAGCTGTACCGGGGGCGAGCGCGGCGATGTGCTTAACGAGCTTGTGAGCCGCGATCCACGAAGTCGCAGAGATCTCGCTGGCTTGCGCCGCAGCGAAATGGAGCGCGCGCAAGAAATCATCGGGTTTCAGCATGTGTGGTTGGGGTACGAAGATTCTGGCCTCCCGGGTGAGGGCGATCCCATTCCCAGTGGATCGTTTGCGCACGTGCCAAAGGAAGTATCTGCTGAGGCACTCGTGCGCGTGATTCGAGACTTCAAGCCACACGTGATGATCACGTATAACGAGCAGGGTGGATACCCGCACCCCGATCACATTCGGTGCCACGAGATCAGCTACCGTGCGTGGCAGCTATCGGGTGATCCTGAGGCCTATCCCGAGGCAGGGGAGCCCTGGGAAATGAAGAAGTTGTACTACGAAGACATTTTCAATTCGGCGCGCGTGAAGGCGATCCACGAATGGCTCTTGGAGAATCAGCCAGAATCGCCGCTGCTCGCGGCCTTCGAAGAGATGCGCGAGTGGATGATGCGCCGCGAATACACCGGCACCGCGCGTGTCGACGTCGGTGATTTTCTTGATGTGCGCGACGCAGCATTGCTTGCCCACGCCAGCCAGGTATCACCCGACAGCTCGTTCTTCTTTTGGCCCAACGAGGTGCAACGGCAGGCTTGGCCGTTTGAGGATTATCGCCTCGCCGAGTCGCGAGTTGCGACAGCAGAGTTTGAGTTTGATTTGTTTGAAGGAATTGAGGAAGACGCGTAA
- a CDS encoding ferric reductase-like transmembrane domain-containing protein: MTFIATALHTIHATALYVFADDDTEFNADKVTPGPEGFIVTAVFAAAVLVLGFLLVRRIRRNSYRSEIREDIAAELAANEVSAAGGGEETPDADAPKKPSDS; encoded by the coding sequence ATGACATTCATCGCGACTGCACTGCACACGATCCACGCCACTGCACTTTACGTATTCGCTGACGATGACACCGAATTTAATGCGGACAAGGTGACGCCGGGACCCGAGGGGTTCATTGTCACCGCAGTGTTTGCGGCTGCCGTGCTCGTGCTCGGGTTCTTGCTCGTGCGCCGCATTCGGCGCAACAGTTACCGAAGCGAGATTCGTGAAGACATCGCGGCGGAGTTGGCGGCCAACGAAGTGTCAGCGGCCGGTGGCGGCGAGGAGACTCCTGACGCTGATGCGCCAAAGAAGCCAAGCGATTCATAA
- the recQ gene encoding DNA helicase RecQ: MTDRNPRSILAEVFGYSEFRGEQEAIIEHVIAGGDAVVLMPTGGGKSLCYQIPAIAREGTGIVLSPLVALMHDQVMALRLAGVRAGALNSSLAPKERREVEAAYLSGELDVLYLAPEQLASAGSRTVELLKRGRIALFAIDEAHCVSQWGHDFRPDYLKLGALAEVWPDVPRIALTATATPATHREITERLHLESARHFVSSFDRSNISYSIVPKQNVRAQLLSFIRDEHQGEAGIVYALSRKRVEQTASALRDAGINAVAYHAGMAAEARLEAQTRFLREDGVVVVATIAFGMGIDKPDVRFVAHIDLPKSVEGYYQETGRAGRDGLPSAAWMAYGLADVVQQRQFIEASDGDQAAKANQSRHLDHMLALCESVTCRRKYLLEYFGEREIADQCGNCDVCLEPPKLWDATVPAQMLLSTVIRTQKERGRTYAAGQHIDVLRGVQSDRVAQVRLDELSTWNIGSEWSATQWRGVVRHLVATGLLEARGEWGVLWPSEAAKPVLRGEAQVHMREEVIARKASRSSGGGSKRSAAAADLTPEQAEVFERLRAWRADEAKEQGVPGYVVFGDATLAALAVHQPTTDDGLLAISGIGQVKLERYGAAVLMVLAGRGE; encoded by the coding sequence GTGACTGATCGAAATCCGCGGAGCATTCTTGCCGAGGTCTTCGGATACAGCGAGTTTCGGGGCGAGCAAGAAGCAATTATTGAGCATGTGATTGCGGGCGGTGACGCAGTTGTGCTCATGCCCACGGGCGGCGGCAAGTCACTGTGCTACCAGATCCCCGCGATTGCCCGTGAGGGCACCGGGATTGTGCTCTCGCCGCTCGTTGCGCTCATGCACGATCAGGTGATGGCGCTTCGGCTCGCGGGTGTGCGGGCCGGGGCACTGAACTCGTCGCTCGCTCCTAAGGAACGGCGTGAGGTTGAGGCGGCCTACCTCTCTGGCGAACTCGATGTGTTGTACCTCGCACCCGAGCAGCTCGCGTCTGCTGGCTCGCGGACCGTTGAATTGCTGAAGCGAGGGCGCATCGCACTCTTCGCCATCGATGAGGCACACTGCGTTTCGCAGTGGGGGCACGACTTCAGGCCCGACTACCTGAAGCTCGGAGCGCTCGCCGAAGTTTGGCCCGACGTTCCCCGCATTGCGCTCACGGCAACCGCGACTCCCGCAACGCACCGCGAGATCACCGAACGACTGCACCTCGAGTCGGCTAGGCACTTCGTGTCAAGCTTCGATCGGTCGAACATCAGCTACTCCATCGTTCCGAAGCAGAATGTTCGTGCGCAGCTGCTCTCGTTTATCCGCGATGAGCATCAGGGCGAAGCCGGTATCGTCTATGCGTTGAGCCGCAAGCGCGTCGAACAGACGGCCTCGGCGTTGCGAGACGCGGGCATCAACGCGGTTGCGTATCACGCGGGAATGGCCGCGGAGGCGAGACTCGAAGCCCAAACCCGGTTCCTGCGGGAGGACGGCGTTGTCGTTGTCGCGACGATCGCTTTTGGCATGGGCATCGACAAGCCTGATGTGCGCTTCGTTGCGCATATCGACCTGCCGAAATCAGTTGAAGGGTACTACCAGGAGACCGGACGTGCTGGCCGAGACGGGCTGCCTTCGGCGGCGTGGATGGCGTACGGCCTCGCTGACGTCGTGCAGCAGCGGCAGTTCATTGAGGCGAGTGACGGTGACCAAGCAGCCAAGGCCAACCAGAGCAGGCACCTTGATCACATGCTCGCACTGTGCGAGAGCGTTACGTGCCGCCGAAAGTACCTGCTCGAGTACTTCGGTGAGCGCGAGATTGCGGATCAGTGCGGCAACTGCGACGTGTGTCTCGAGCCACCGAAGTTGTGGGACGCGACGGTTCCTGCGCAGATGCTGCTGTCTACCGTGATCCGCACACAAAAAGAGCGAGGCCGAACCTACGCGGCCGGTCAACACATCGATGTGTTGCGTGGCGTGCAGTCAGACCGTGTTGCGCAAGTGCGACTCGACGAGCTTTCAACCTGGAACATCGGCTCTGAGTGGTCGGCGACGCAGTGGCGGGGAGTCGTGCGGCACCTCGTCGCAACCGGGCTGCTCGAGGCGCGGGGCGAGTGGGGAGTGCTGTGGCCAAGCGAGGCCGCGAAGCCAGTCTTGCGAGGCGAAGCCCAGGTGCACATGCGCGAAGAGGTCATTGCGCGCAAGGCCTCGCGCTCGTCGGGCGGTGGATCGAAGCGCTCTGCCGCCGCAGCAGATCTCACCCCCGAACAAGCTGAGGTGTTCGAGCGCCTGCGCGCGTGGCGGGCCGACGAGGCTAAGGAGCAGGGAGTGCCCGGATATGTTGTATTCGGTGACGCGACGCTGGCCGCGCTCGCCGTGCACCAGCCGACCACTGACGACGGGCTACTCGCTATCTCTGGCATCGGCCAGGTGAAACTCGAGCGCTACGGTGCGGCAGTGCTGATGGTGCTCGCTGGGCGAGGTGAGTGA
- the trhA gene encoding PAQR family membrane homeostasis protein TrhA yields the protein MNDTASEAQPERPDKSRSFPKPDGISLPLLEDTLEHGHGAEPVDSADSAPIAEVKPLWRGWIHTANFPITIAAGIVLISLAHGAIAKWAAAVFMLSSMLLFGISALYHRINWKPTTKQVFRRLDHANIFLLIAGTYTPIALLALPLSKGILLLVLVWVGALLGIGFRVFWIGAPRWLYVPLYVLLGWAAMMYIVDIAHANLASMVLVVVGGLMYTLGAVVYGIKRPNPVPGVFGFHEIFHALTVLAFLCHWTAALLVALDPVHLR from the coding sequence ATGAATGACACTGCCTCCGAGGCTCAGCCCGAGCGCCCCGACAAGAGCCGCTCGTTTCCGAAGCCCGATGGCATATCGCTCCCTCTGCTCGAAGATACGCTCGAGCATGGTCACGGCGCTGAGCCTGTTGATTCTGCAGACTCTGCACCCATCGCAGAGGTGAAGCCGCTGTGGCGCGGGTGGATCCACACCGCGAACTTTCCCATCACCATCGCGGCCGGCATTGTGCTCATCTCACTTGCGCACGGCGCGATCGCGAAGTGGGCCGCGGCCGTGTTCATGCTGTCGAGCATGCTGCTGTTTGGCATTTCGGCGCTCTACCACCGCATCAATTGGAAGCCCACGACCAAGCAGGTGTTCAGGCGACTCGATCATGCCAACATCTTCTTGCTCATCGCCGGTACCTATACGCCGATCGCGCTACTTGCTCTGCCGCTTTCAAAGGGCATTTTGCTGCTCGTGCTCGTCTGGGTTGGCGCGCTACTCGGCATAGGTTTTCGAGTGTTCTGGATCGGCGCGCCGCGATGGCTGTACGTTCCGCTGTATGTGCTGCTCGGGTGGGCAGCCATGATGTACATCGTTGACATCGCGCATGCCAACCTCGCGTCGATGGTGCTCGTCGTCGTCGGCGGACTCATGTACACGCTGGGTGCCGTCGTGTACGGAATCAAGCGGCCGAACCCTGTTCCCGGGGTGTTTGGGTTTCACGAGATTTTTCACGCATTGACTGTGCTCGCGTTTCTCTGCCACTGGACGGCCGCGCTGCTCGTGGCTCTCGACCCCGTGCACCTGCGGTAG
- a CDS encoding isoprenyl transferase encodes MTTPKIAPRAGLLYRLYQRRLRREIVPGRVPQHIAVIVDGNRRWAKQRLQERASFGHRAGARKIPEFLGWCENAGVKTVTLYLLSADNLTSRDATELNDLVGIIAELASELAKNERWRVKHVGSTTGLSPELCSALATAEEHTRGNAGLHVNLAVGYGGRSEIAAAVRSVIEEHSKAGGTLDTLAETITEEMIGEHLWTRGQADPDLVIRTSGEQRLSDFMIWQSAHSEFYVVEALYPDLREVDFLRALRDYSSRQRRMGG; translated from the coding sequence GTGACGACACCCAAAATCGCGCCGCGCGCCGGCCTGCTCTACCGCCTGTATCAGCGGAGGCTGCGCCGAGAGATTGTGCCGGGCCGCGTTCCGCAGCACATCGCGGTGATTGTCGACGGTAATCGCCGGTGGGCGAAGCAGCGACTGCAAGAGCGCGCTTCGTTCGGGCACCGTGCGGGCGCACGGAAGATCCCTGAGTTCTTGGGATGGTGCGAGAATGCGGGGGTAAAAACAGTAACGCTCTACCTTCTCTCCGCAGACAACCTGACGTCGCGAGACGCGACCGAACTCAACGATCTCGTCGGAATCATTGCCGAGCTTGCGAGTGAGCTCGCGAAGAATGAGCGCTGGCGCGTCAAGCATGTTGGGTCGACGACCGGGCTGTCGCCGGAGCTGTGTTCGGCGCTCGCAACAGCAGAAGAGCACACGAGAGGGAACGCCGGCCTGCATGTGAATCTTGCGGTCGGCTACGGAGGTCGAAGCGAGATCGCGGCGGCCGTGCGCAGTGTCATCGAAGAGCACAGCAAGGCTGGGGGCACACTCGACACTCTCGCCGAGACGATCACTGAAGAGATGATCGGCGAGCATCTGTGGACGCGGGGGCAAGCTGACCCTGACCTCGTGATCCGCACATCGGGCGAGCAGCGCCTGAGCGACTTCATGATCTGGCAGTCGGCCCACTCTGAGTTTTACGTCGTAGAAGCGCTCTACCCAGACCTTCGTGAGGTCGACTTCTTGCGTGCATTGCGAGATTATTCTTCGCGCCAGCGCCGCATGGGTGGGTAG
- a CDS encoding S-ribosylhomocysteine lyase produces the protein MTDLELAEVESFSLDHTKVLAPYVRLIGVEHGPKGDAISNFDIRLVQPNEGEIPTAGLHTIEHTLAGLLRTRFEGLIDISPFGCRTGFHIIAWGEPTAAVVAQAIKASLEDIVDRVTWNDVPGTTAESCGNYRDHSLHSAKEWAKVVLDQGISIDAFDRSIIA, from the coding sequence ATGACTGATCTAGAGCTTGCCGAGGTTGAGAGCTTTTCCCTCGATCACACGAAGGTGCTCGCACCCTATGTTCGACTCATCGGCGTCGAGCACGGGCCAAAGGGTGACGCTATCTCGAACTTCGATATCCGCCTCGTGCAGCCGAATGAGGGCGAGATTCCGACCGCTGGCTTGCACACGATCGAGCACACGCTCGCGGGTCTCCTTCGCACCCGGTTCGAGGGGCTCATCGACATTTCTCCGTTCGGGTGCCGCACGGGTTTCCATATAATCGCCTGGGGCGAGCCCACCGCGGCCGTCGTCGCTCAGGCGATTAAGGCCTCGCTCGAAGACATTGTGGATCGCGTGACGTGGAACGACGTTCCCGGCACAACGGCCGAGAGCTGCGGTAACTACCGCGACCACAGCCTGCACTCCGCGAAGGAATGGGCGAAGGTCGTGCTCGATCAGGGCATCAGCATCGACGCGTTCGATCGGTCGATTATCGCCTAA
- a CDS encoding purine-nucleoside phosphorylase produces MGDQTTLLVFAHGDEASAFANVAHLVTGVGKINASVSLAKALAGHAYERVVVLGTAGVVDGERGRLSLDTIYQVTALLQHDYALASPTLKPAGELVLQDTATMATGDQFVTSDEQRTHISGLGAQLVDMEGYAYASVCERFGVPLQLFKIPSDYADSSTTMQDWDDIAVAKSHQLREFWDSKLV; encoded by the coding sequence ATGGGAGACCAGACCACACTGCTGGTATTTGCGCACGGCGACGAGGCATCGGCCTTCGCAAATGTGGCCCATTTGGTGACAGGCGTCGGCAAGATCAACGCCTCGGTCTCGCTCGCAAAAGCTTTGGCCGGTCATGCGTATGAGCGAGTGGTCGTGCTCGGCACCGCGGGGGTCGTGGATGGCGAGCGAGGAAGGCTCTCCCTCGACACCATTTATCAGGTGACGGCGCTTCTGCAGCACGATTACGCGCTAGCATCGCCAACACTGAAACCGGCAGGTGAGCTGGTATTGCAAGACACCGCGACTATGGCGACCGGTGACCAGTTCGTGACGAGCGACGAGCAGCGAACACACATCTCGGGCCTCGGCGCGCAGCTCGTCGACATGGAGGGGTACGCCTACGCGAGCGTGTGCGAACGCTTTGGTGTGCCTCTGCAGCTCTTCAAGATTCCGTCGGACTATGCCGACAGTTCGACGACAATGCAAGATTGGGACGACATAGCGGTGGCGAAGAGTCACCAGCTTCGAGAGTTTTGGGACTCGAAGCTGGTCTGA
- a CDS encoding AI-2E family transporter produces MIICNPIRRPLDRAGLPSWISTTIVIAVSWAILLVLAGMLAWATTEFTQLVIAFAPDLRDTANNTLEWLATFGLDAQVSDAALAYLTPAKLIGYATSLGGGIIGVFAALFFIFAYAIFMAADAARFNRASHEFGPDSAPRARKIGKFNSSVRRYYVVNAAFGLLVAAVDGVALAIMGVPAPLVWAILAFVTNFVPNIGFILGLVPPMILALVVGGVPLMVGVIVVYSVANVLLQVLIQPKFVSDAVSLSLTLSFASVLFWTFIIGPLGAILAIPLTLLIRALILERDSDLVWLRWLSGDRVRGKTGHDVVL; encoded by the coding sequence GTGATTATTTGCAATCCCATCAGGCGCCCACTCGACCGGGCTGGGTTGCCGAGTTGGATCTCGACCACCATCGTCATTGCGGTCTCCTGGGCGATCCTGCTCGTACTCGCGGGAATGCTCGCGTGGGCCACCACCGAGTTCACTCAGCTCGTCATCGCGTTTGCTCCAGATCTGCGCGACACCGCGAACAATACCCTTGAGTGGCTCGCAACCTTTGGGCTCGACGCCCAGGTCTCTGACGCTGCCCTCGCGTACCTCACCCCCGCAAAACTCATTGGCTACGCGACGTCGCTCGGAGGCGGAATCATTGGGGTGTTCGCAGCACTCTTCTTCATCTTTGCTTACGCGATCTTCATGGCGGCAGACGCTGCGAGATTCAATCGTGCCTCACACGAGTTCGGCCCAGACTCTGCACCCCGCGCCCGCAAAATTGGCAAGTTCAACAGCAGTGTTCGCAGGTACTACGTAGTGAACGCAGCTTTCGGTCTACTCGTTGCCGCGGTCGATGGAGTCGCCCTCGCGATCATGGGGGTTCCTGCGCCACTGGTGTGGGCGATTCTCGCCTTTGTCACGAACTTCGTGCCAAACATCGGCTTCATCCTTGGACTGGTGCCACCCATGATCCTCGCCCTTGTGGTTGGCGGGGTTCCGCTCATGGTCGGCGTGATCGTGGTGTACTCGGTTGCCAACGTGCTGCTGCAGGTGCTCATTCAGCCGAAGTTTGTGAGCGATGCCGTGAGCCTGAGCCTCACCCTGAGCTTCGCGTCAGTTCTGTTCTGGACCTTCATCATTGGACCGCTCGGCGCGATTCTCGCGATCCCACTCACACTGCTCATACGAGCACTCATACTCGAGCGCGACTCGGACCTCGTCTGGCTCCGGTGGCTCTCGGGTGATCGCGTGCGCGGAAAAACAGGGCACGACGTGGTGCTGTAG
- a CDS encoding TIGR00730 family Rossman fold protein, whose amino-acid sequence MAHAVTHPVETDSTPVRTIEVSAVVMRDSEGRVLNVRKRGTDTLMLPGGKPEVGEDPRDTAIREFSEELGVELDPLRLRGLGDFRAPAANESGFEVLAHVYEHPFVTVDRPRAEIEHLEWLHPDDPHPAMAPLNTLHVFPALANSARPAQRVAVFTGSALGVNPRFEQVAREFGAALGASGIELVYGGGKVGLMGAVADGVLESSGNAFGVITEALINGETGHEGLTRLEVVRTMTERKQRMAALTDAFVALPGGPGTLEELFEVWTWVTLGIHTKPVALFDIDGYWQPLISMIDHMVDSGFSTPVARDSLIVATSTDELFEKIANWQPPKPKWV is encoded by the coding sequence TTGGCCCACGCAGTAACACACCCGGTCGAAACTGACTCAACGCCAGTGCGCACGATCGAGGTGAGCGCGGTGGTGATGCGCGACTCCGAAGGCCGCGTGCTCAACGTGCGCAAGCGCGGCACCGACACCCTCATGTTGCCGGGAGGCAAGCCCGAGGTCGGCGAAGACCCCCGCGACACTGCGATTCGCGAATTCTCTGAGGAGCTTGGCGTCGAGCTCGATCCACTGCGACTTCGCGGCCTTGGCGATTTTCGTGCCCCAGCCGCGAACGAGTCGGGGTTCGAGGTGCTCGCGCACGTCTATGAGCATCCGTTCGTCACGGTGGATCGGCCGCGCGCCGAAATCGAGCACCTGGAATGGCTGCACCCAGACGATCCACACCCCGCGATGGCCCCGCTCAACACGCTGCACGTTTTCCCTGCGCTCGCGAACTCCGCACGACCCGCCCAGAGAGTTGCGGTATTTACTGGGTCTGCGCTCGGCGTGAACCCGAGGTTTGAGCAGGTCGCACGTGAGTTTGGCGCGGCCCTTGGGGCATCGGGAATCGAGCTTGTCTACGGCGGTGGAAAAGTAGGGCTCATGGGCGCCGTTGCCGATGGCGTGCTCGAGTCAAGCGGAAACGCATTCGGGGTGATTACCGAAGCGCTCATCAACGGCGAGACGGGGCACGAGGGCCTGACGCGACTCGAGGTCGTGCGCACGATGACCGAGCGAAAGCAGCGCATGGCCGCCCTTACCGATGCGTTCGTCGCATTGCCAGGCGGCCCGGGAACGCTCGAAGAGCTCTTCGAGGTGTGGACCTGGGTCACACTCGGGATTCATACCAAACCCGTCGCCCTGTTCGACATCGACGGGTACTGGCAGCCGCTCATCAGCATGATCGACCACATGGTCGATTCAGGGTTCTCGACACCTGTCGCACGTGACTCGCTCATCGTCGCGACGAGCACTGACGAGCTGTTTGAGAAAATCGCCAATTGGCAGCCTCCGAAGCCAAAGTGGGTGTAG
- a CDS encoding bifunctional pirin family protein/GNAT family N-acetyltransferase gives MSNLEVDPTETICAEQSSDQRVIEVLEPRDVPLGGLRAMNVRRTLPQRARSLIGAWCFLDHYGPDDMRTSRPMDVAAHPHTGLQTASWVFSGTIEHRDSAGNHAIVRPGELNLMTAGSGISHSERTTPDTEILHGVQLWIALPDRTRHVRKRFDHYAPPLLAGDGYRAQVFLGSLLGDTSPVHAHTPTVGAEISLDPEVTLDLMVDRTHEHGVLVDTGDVTLSHGEHGPPQALGWAQLGFAPVGAESLRITAGSEGARLMLVGGEPLGEQLVMWWNFVGRSHEEVIAARKAWMATIDGTAREDDQFGIPDDEPDPPLPAPPAPIARLKPRGHLPPLPTTQQSQDDEMTEQGEHIHIENVPDERRYTIAVNGELAGFAKYRSTQSGKGVAFIHTEVDEKFGGRGLAGKLVTWALADVRDSGSRIVPYCPYVAAWLKKHPEFEEFVDWPTQ, from the coding sequence ATGAGCAATCTTGAGGTAGACCCGACCGAAACGATCTGTGCCGAGCAGTCGAGCGACCAGAGAGTAATCGAGGTGCTCGAACCCCGTGACGTGCCCCTCGGCGGGCTCAGAGCGATGAACGTGCGGCGCACACTTCCGCAGAGGGCACGGAGCCTCATCGGCGCGTGGTGCTTCCTTGATCACTACGGCCCGGATGACATGCGTACGTCTCGCCCCATGGATGTTGCGGCTCACCCGCACACCGGCCTGCAAACCGCGAGTTGGGTGTTCTCTGGCACAATTGAGCACCGCGACAGCGCCGGCAATCACGCTATCGTTCGGCCGGGTGAACTCAACCTCATGACCGCGGGTTCTGGCATTAGCCACTCAGAGCGCACGACGCCCGACACTGAGATTCTTCACGGTGTGCAATTGTGGATCGCGCTCCCCGACCGCACCCGCCACGTGCGCAAGCGCTTCGACCACTATGCGCCTCCGCTGCTTGCGGGCGATGGGTACCGGGCTCAGGTGTTTCTCGGGTCACTCCTCGGCGATACGTCGCCTGTGCACGCACACACGCCGACGGTCGGGGCTGAGATCTCGCTCGATCCGGAGGTCACGCTCGACCTGATGGTGGATCGAACGCACGAGCATGGCGTCTTAGTCGACACCGGCGATGTGACGCTCAGTCACGGTGAGCACGGGCCTCCGCAGGCGCTTGGCTGGGCACAGCTCGGGTTTGCGCCGGTAGGTGCCGAGTCGTTGCGCATCACCGCAGGCAGCGAGGGCGCACGCCTCATGCTCGTCGGCGGCGAACCGCTCGGAGAGCAGCTCGTAATGTGGTGGAACTTCGTGGGTCGCAGCCACGAAGAAGTTATCGCTGCGCGCAAGGCTTGGATGGCGACAATCGACGGAACCGCGAGGGAAGACGATCAGTTCGGAATTCCCGACGATGAGCCCGATCCACCATTGCCGGCGCCGCCCGCGCCCATCGCGAGGCTGAAGCCGCGCGGGCACCTACCCCCACTTCCCACCACACAGCAGAGTCAGGATGATGAGATGACAGAGCAGGGCGAGCACATTCATATCGAGAATGTGCCTGATGAGCGTCGGTACACGATCGCGGTAAACGGTGAGCTAGCGGGGTTCGCGAAGTACCGGTCTACTCAAAGTGGCAAGGGAGTCGCATTCATCCATACCGAGGTTGATGAAAAGTTCGGTGGCCGCGGACTTGCCGGGAAGCTTGTGACATGGGCTCTTGCCGACGTGCGAGACTCGGGGAGCCGCATTGTGCCGTATTGCCCCTACGTTGCCGCGTGGCTCAAAAAGCATCCGGAGTTTGAGGAGTTCGTCGATTGGCCCACGCAGTAA
- a CDS encoding DUF6457 domain-containing protein, translating to MTNEPKRLPPEALDAWLERAARTLHLDRAEVPIPLILDVAADVAHGVARPAAPLSTFLLGLALGRRSSEGATLETLAADLSVLAETWEVDQESAN from the coding sequence ATGACGAACGAGCCAAAGAGACTGCCCCCGGAGGCGCTTGATGCTTGGCTAGAGCGAGCCGCACGGACGCTACACCTGGATCGAGCGGAGGTGCCGATTCCGCTCATTCTCGACGTGGCGGCAGATGTGGCTCACGGGGTCGCACGACCTGCCGCACCACTCAGCACCTTTTTGCTCGGTCTCGCCTTGGGCCGACGCTCGAGTGAGGGAGCCACACTCGAGACGCTGGCTGCCGACCTTTCGGTTCTGGCCGAAACATGGGAGGTGGATCAGGAGTCTGCGAACTAG
- the mobA gene encoding molybdenum cofactor guanylyltransferase: MSTALGIGESFDAIVLAGGRGSRLGGADKAAIEIEGERLIDRVAAAARAAGAHRTIIVGPDHTGSLADRVIREDPPFSGPLQAVAAGLNEVESPFVMLLACDLVHPAEVVQQLSVPSAPDADGLILVDEDGRSQWLASCLRTRSLRDAIHKFTSSGQSLANRPLKVVFKLLDLEQVEALNGTTLDIDTPEQLAHARSQERTQP, translated from the coding sequence GTGAGCACAGCCCTGGGAATCGGTGAGAGCTTCGACGCGATCGTGCTCGCCGGCGGGCGTGGATCGCGCCTAGGCGGTGCCGACAAAGCGGCAATCGAGATTGAGGGTGAGCGTCTTATCGACCGAGTGGCAGCCGCTGCACGCGCGGCGGGAGCGCACCGCACAATAATTGTCGGACCGGATCACACTGGCTCGCTGGCCGACCGAGTGATTCGAGAGGATCCTCCATTCTCGGGCCCGCTCCAGGCGGTCGCGGCGGGGCTCAATGAGGTGGAGTCTCCGTTCGTGATGCTGCTCGCCTGTGACCTCGTGCACCCCGCAGAGGTAGTGCAACAGCTCAGCGTGCCATCGGCGCCTGATGCAGACGGCCTCATACTCGTCGACGAAGACGGGCGGTCGCAGTGGCTCGCGAGCTGCCTGCGCACTAGGTCGCTACGCGACGCGATCCACAAATTCACGAGTTCAGGGCAAAGTCTGGCAAATCGTCCGCTCAAAGTGGTTTTTAAACTACTCGATCTCGAGCAGGTCGAGGCACTGAACGGCACCACGCTCGACATTGACACACCCGAACAACTCGCACATGCTCGATCACAGGAAAGGACACAACCATGA